The genomic segment ATGTGTAATGTGTGCACAGTTGAAATTGCTAGACTTTTAGaactgtagtgtagtgtgtgtgtgtgtgtgtgtgtgtgtgtgtgtgtgtgtgtgtgtgtgtgtgtgtgtgaagtgtgtgtgtgtgtgcacgcacaCGTGCGTGGGTGCGTGTGTAtgcgtatatgtgtgtgtgtacatgtcagTCTCCCACCTTTGCATACTTGAGCACAGCATCTCGAGGGTCCTCCTTGTCCAGCTTCTCCATAGCAGTGATCTTCCTCACATAAGCTCCCAATGAACTACCAGCGGCTATTCTCCCACCACCGCCTGCAACATCACATCACTCCATATCATAACACAGCAAAATGACATCATTGAGATCATGCTCAAATTTACAGGGAGACAGACTATAAAGCATTCTTCATACCTCATTCCCCAAACAAACATAGTATAACATAGTGCACACCCTATGCAAGACAACTGTTGGTATCATTTATAACTGATGTACATATGGTACTGTGTAAAGAATGGTATTTGACTGCGCTTGAACATGAATCGCAAGAATTTTTGTTTAACAAGAGAGAAGCTCAAACACAATGTCTTGTACGGTTGACACATCAGTACTTGATAGTGTTGACTTACTCTTGCTGATCGGCGGTTCTGGTTTGTGAGATAGGACAGGGTCCAGACGCTCCTTCTCACGTTTTCTTTTCAAGTTTCTTGACTGACTCTCCCGAAACATTGGCAGTGAATGAGCTGGAAGATACAACACATTACACTTGACCGCATCAGTATCACTCACGAGTGATAATAGGAGCATTAGCTGACAACTGAAGAGAAGTGGAGCTCTTTCGTTTCTCTTCCTTAACAACACACGACATCACTCCTCTGAAACATAATTGTATTCACAATGCTTACAAGTATATGCAAGGACATGGCCACAAAATATAAAGAGATAACTGATCAATTGTACTCCCTCACCTATTACTGATATCTGGATTGTAGTAGGCATGTACAGTACCACTAGCACAGCCAACGAATAACTGGTTTAGTTTAGGATGCCAAGTACATCTTACAATACTCTGCATACACAAATATTAGCAGCAATACAACTAGTCAATTAACTCACAGAGTCCTCAACTGGTATACTTTTAATCTTCTCCAGTTGTTTATCAAAGAAAATAAGTTCACTGTCAGCCTGGAAATTTGAAGTACATTGAAGCAGCAAGATGGTACTGATGTGCTTGTACCTTTCCTCGTTGAACAGACGTTCCAGTAACAATCATTTGCTGGTTGGGACTAAAGCAACACTCTGTCCTGTACACATGCAGATTTGCAAAATATTGTGGGTGGGGTTTGGAGCTCACTCACATAGGGAAGATGTTGTCCAGACCAAGAGCCACACCTACTGGTCTCTTGAACTGCCGCAAGTCCCACAATTTCAGCGAGTCATCACCACCACGAGATGCAAGGTAGTGATTATCGAGGGCGAAACATAAACAAGACGTGTCAGTACCAACTGAATGTGCAGTCATCTGCTTCATACAAGGCTGCACCTACACAAGAAAGTATCAACTCATAGAAGTGTAGGGTGATCATGTGACTAAAGAGTTCTCCTTTATGAGATTCTTGAGTGGTACTGTGAAGCTGAAGAATGAAATTTGGCAAATCATTTCACTTCAAAGCAGAAAAATTTTGTGCACATTTGGCTTGCATGCATGAAAAGAAAATCACGTGAGTTCAAAGGATGACCATTCAGTCACTCTGGTATTGATGACCATCAGTTAGCCTCTTGTGTGATGACCATTGGCTAGCCTCTCATAAAGGTATAATAAGTCATAACTCACAAAAGGGCTCCTGTTGTTCCATAGTTGGATGCTTCCATCCTGTAGAGCTGTAGCTATCAACTTTCCATCAGGACTGTACGCACAAGTAGTTGGGACACATCTCTTTCCTTAAGGTAACCAAAAAATAATAGTACCAAATTACACGAATATCAATCAACCTTGTTTATTACGACATTTGATTACATGAAGCTGGTTAGTGACACTATCTTCATCAACATTCCATAATCGAAGTGTACTGATGATGTAATCATTGATGATGTCATTATAGATGATGTTATACCCTACCAGTCTTGTGAGCAGGTCATGAAATGTCCACGTTGCTTTGGGTCCCAGCAAGCACAGTTAAGGTTGGAGACATGCCCCCTAGTATTAGTCATGTTTACAATGTACTGGTCCCCTTTAATACATTCACTCTGTGCACGACCATCTCTGTCCAGAACCTTGGCCTACAGATAGGATAAAATGAAATTCCCATTAAGTAGCTCCAGATACTAATgtaagtacatacacacacttttaATCATGTCACACTCACCTGGGCACTACCAGGGCACACTAGAATAGCATCTCCAGTTGGACTGAATTGTACTGATTTGATTTGATGACTGTAGGTATGACAAGACAATGACAAATGTAGAGCACAGAGTCATATAAACACAATACTTTCCACAAGGAGCAGTGCTCCTGAATGGCTTCAGTCGACGATCCATGGAAACAAAATCCCACAGTTTCAACTGAATAAGAAAACAACATGTTTCAAAAAATATTCCGaatgtattattagagtatttctgatatgatacaatgtacaacacagaatactctaatagagcaaccacTTGGCATTGGAAATatataaaaagtacacaaaaaaattggaatttataatgattgaggttccactatacaaCATGTATCACACATCACTGAAGTATCAACAACACAAAATgtcacaaacaaacacacacattgtATACATAGTTTGTCAtccacacacagtgacacacctCAAAATCATATCCACCAGTTACTAGTCGAGCTCCTGCAGGATCTAACGTTATCCCAGAAACCTTAAGAAAGAATTAATTGTACATGTTTCTGTAATGGTAATCAGAAAGAAGGTCAGTCATATATAGTGAATTAGCATAACATATGATTTATGTATTGATCTCAACAAAACGTCAAAGCTAAGAAACTACTCCCCTTGATAAAAGGCTTCTATTTACTCTAGgacatacactgtatgtgacACAAATAAGCCAATGAGATCACAAGAATGTTAACAACACGTGACCGTCCTTACTGGTTTACTGCCATGTTGTAATGTTGCTTCATGAGTGATGGGTACACGGCTAGTTGGATCCTAATAAAAAGCCCATTATTCTGTCTGCAAGACACATCACCAACTGTACCTCAGGATCTTCATCATCGCTATCTTCATCACTGTCTACTTTCTTAGTGTTAGTGTCATTTGATGTCTGCAGATAACCACTAGAATTGATCCATATCATTTAGCGGGTgatttacctgttgatcagtaGTTGCTGATTCATCAGGTTGTGCTAGTGATACAGGAGGGCCAATCAtcatatcatcatcatctttactattctcatcaCTAGCAGGAGCTGTAACATGATGGTAACATGATGCTATCGtcagtgtgtttgtgtagtgcgtctgtgtagtgtttgtgtctGTAGTACATGCACGTGTCATGTGTAGTATGCAGTCTGTACCGTTATGAGACAATATGGTCTTTGCTTCTCGTTTGGTCTTCTCAAAAATGGCATCCAAGTCAAATTTCTTGGCTTGTTTCTGCACTTTGCCAAAGCCAGAAAAGCCCATCACACTGGATATATCTCCACTACCTAACAGATATTTAAATAGCAGCTAATCTACACAGTTTCACTACTAACCGGACCCGTCCATACGTTTAGATCTATAGTTGTTTAGTGGTGCGCTTCAATTAAGGACATAAATAGTTCACGTGACAAAGAATGGCCACCGGAGACAGGTTACCTTACTCAAGTCGCGCATTCTTATCCGCCGTAAGGAGTGGCCAGGTGGAGGTGGTACGGGATATCTTGTCGGTTGAGTCGCGTAGGAATGACATCAACGTACAGAACGACTGGGGTGATACGGCGTTATTGATCGCCGCTCAGTTGGGCTATCTCAACATTTGTCAGATGTTACTGGCAGGGGGAGCATGCAGTGCAAAACAGAACAACCGTGGGGAGACCTGCCTTCACAGAGCATGCATCACAGGCAACTTGAAAATAGTCGAGGCCATTTTAGGTCAGTCTGTAAGCTCCACCCATTTTTGTAACCTTTTTTTACAGACAGAGAAGTTGGGAAAGTGATTAATAAGGTTGATGATGAGGGGTACACTGCTCTCCACTTTGCTGttcaagtgatacctcactctaAAGCAATGGAGTTATCCAAGTTACTAGTCCTGGCTGGAGCTGATGTTTATATCATCAACAATCGAGGGGAGACGTCTGCAGCAGTAGCACGGAGGGTCGGTAATGAACAACTGGCCTACTACTTGGAGACCAAGTTGTCTAATGATGGTAATTATCTAACACTGTTCTATATCATATAGTGAAACTTGTGTTACATAGAGGAGAGTATAATAGCTGAGATGAACTGTTATAAGGGCCTGATTATTGGTGGGTACAAGGAAGCACTAAATACAGTCTATTTGTCGATAACTCAAGTCAAGTTGATGTTAGTTGGCAATAGTGGTACAGGTAAGGTATTATGCACTGTTTGATAGTATGTGGTCTTCTCTTCTAGGAAAGACGTGCTTGAAGAAGACACTTTTTGGAGAGCAGTTTGATCCAGAAGAGCTGCCTACAAATGGGATTGATGCAGACCCATCCACTGCCAAAGTCAATGTGAAGCAATACCGAGACTGGGTACTGCAACCCACTTCTAAAGTTGAAGTGCACCGACTTAATCTAATACACGTTGATTTGATTACTAACCACATTCTGAACAAAATAAAATTGGGTTCGGCAGAGGTGCGGGTACCCATGCATACTCCAATTCAACTGCCGCAGGAGAAGAAAGTTCTGTTTCGAGAGAGAGACAGCATTCATATAATGAGTGGTATATCGTATGATGATCGCAGTCTGTTCAGCCCTGTTGCTGGTTTTTCCTTATCTTCATCACAGATAATGGAAGGATCCACTGAAGAGGAGGCAAATACATCTGTACAAGATTCAAATTCTTTCCATCCAGGATATTTGGAGATGCCTTCTCCGCTTATTTCTCATCAGAATACAGTACTGGGGACCAGCAGTGGGACTACTGACCAGGAGTCTTCTACTGAAGACAGTGCCAAGTCATCCTTTTCAGGAGATCTGTCTCAAGTACCACAAGAGATACTCCGCCGGATTCTCCTGCGATGGAATATCAAAGAACCACCTAAATACTTGGACAGTCGCTGTTGTTCTCTATCAGTCTGTGATACGTCTGGCTATCCACTCATGATAAATGTCACTCCACTGTTCTTCTCCAGACGTTGTATTTATCTGGGTGTGTTTGACTTGTCCCAACCCTTTCAAGCATTATCACAACCTCATATTGATGTTGGCCTAACAGATGTGTATGGTAATACTCCTACCAATGCTGATGTCTTGGATGAATGGCTAAGTGTGGCTGCTGGACAAGCGAAATCTCTTCCATTTGAGCCCCTGGGAGTACACCATAGCAAAAGTCCTCGTCTGCCACCAATTATTTTAGTCGGCTCGCAGATAGACAAGTGCAGTAGCAGTTGTGAGCTGCAGAATGTGTCGGAGTTTATCAACAGCCGGTGTTTTTCAAGCCACATGAATCAACAAGACCCACCGATGGTGTTCTGTTGCAGTAGTTTGATGGAGAGCCAGTCTGAGTACAGCGACAAATCAGGTATGCCTCATGCTGGACACCATCTACTGAGACGAGAGATAGACACAATTGCCAGACAACTTCCCTTCAGTCATGAAAAGATTCCACTAAAATGGGTCAAGTTTCAGCAAATTATTTGCAGCCTGAAGGATCAACGAAAATGTCTTCTCTTGTACCAGGAGCTGTCACAGTTTGTGAAAACACAATGTCCAGGTCAATTTGTGGATGTTGACATACACATAATGTTCATCCATTATCATTCCTTGGGTAGTATCTGCTATTTCTCCTCCCACAAGCAACTATCACAGTTTGTCATAACTGATCCTCAGTGGCTGATGACCGCAATAGCTAGTATTATAAAGCCACCTACAAAACCGTGGTTCACACAAGCTGTAAAGGAAGAGTTTGCTCAGTTGGTTCAACAGGGTATTATTGACTCAACTATTTTACAGTTACGTTATCGCTACTGTAACCAACATCTACAAATGTGGAACCAAGTTGTCTTCATAATGGATTGTCTAGAACTGCTGTGCTTTCACCCACTActggaaaaaaagcaaataaTGATGCCATGTGTAGTGGTGAGAACTGCTCCGGCTTTTTTGACAAGTCCGTCCAACCCTAAATTAGCTACACTGTGTTTTAAAGTTGACGCAGGTACTCTCCCTGAATTACTATTCTACCAAATAGTTCTTTGTTGTGTACGCTCGGCTACACGTTATCTCCCAACTCTGTATCGTCACTTGGCTCACGTACAACTAACACAAACGCATCACCTCATCTTAATGAAAAGTAAAAACAACTTATTGGTAAGGGTGGAGCCAAACTGTGAGTTTTGTATTGACCAGGCTGTAGTAGATTGTCATCTAGATCCCTGTTATGCTGAGTGGGAAGAAAACGAATTTATTCAATCTGAGACAATGGATAAAATCAAGAGAAAACCACTTTGCAAAGAACACTTGGTATTTGAACATGACCAGTTAGAAAGTATTTGTCCTGTAGTGTTATCATTCCTACAACAGCACATTGAATACCTTTGTGCCTGCTGGCTACCTGGTTTGAAATACAGTATAGAAGTACTTATTAATAATTGTTACATTTCACTTGACAACATCAACAATAAAGAACAGAACAGTCTACCTGACATTTCTTTGTGGTTAGGACACAATAATGTAATATAGCAGTCTACATGTATACATTGGGCAGTGTTTCATCAATTATTGTAATATAATTTCTTTTATTGTGAGTTTCCGTTCAGCCTGCGACGGGGTTTTCTGGGAGCACCACGCTTCCGTTTCTTTGGTTCTACGTCGTTGTCACCTGTCCATTGATTATAGTCAAATGGTTTTCCAGTATATAGTTTTTCAAATGAATACTTCACAAGTCGCTCCTGTGTGGTAGGTATACTAACATGAGACTGGGTTGTCACTACTTTACCTCTACTGAAAGTTGACTAGCTTCGTCTGCTTCTTTCACAGATTCTTTCAATGATTTGTTGTACTTCTGAGCAACCTAGTGTTTGTTACAAACCACTAGCAGGAATACAGTTTGAACTATGTTGTACACACCTTCATATTGGGGTTTTCATCAGGTAAGTACAGTTGAAGACATAGTGAGTGTACCCAAGCACGACTAACAGGTTTGCTAAAGAACACCGCATGATAGGCAATCTGCCAAGGGGACCAATAAGtatatgtattatgtactgtCATCTCAACTCACTGGTGTATGACAGCTGGGGTGCTTCTCATAAAATGTATCTTTGTTACAATCATCCTGTATCATTGCAGGCCACCTGTAAAAGTGCGACAGACAGTGATACAACCAAGTCTTActatcacacatacacaataccATGGGTATCCTGTGATTTTGGCCCAAACAAGAGTTCCTGGAGCATATGATGTGTATACAAACTCTTGACTGTCACTCAGTGTAGCGCTGTCCTCCTCAGGGGCTGAGCAAGAGTTGAACTGCTCATCTACAACATGTAGTATTTAGAGATATTCTATATACTGAGAACTAGACTCACCAGGGTTCATATTACAGTACCACTCATCAGGGATGTCACTGGGGTTGTTGCAGTCCTTCAGTCTTCGCCATTTGAGGCAGTTTGGATGATCACATTGTACCCATACCTGACCACTGCTGTCACCACTGTTGCTTGACTGCTCTTGGAACTTGGTTGATTTCTTGACCACCTTGTGTGTGTGCTGCTTTCTGGCCTTCTTAAGATCTCTGTCAATCTTCTTGAGTTCTATTTCTGCTTTATGCTGTTCTTTTTCCAAGTTCTTACAACTAATGTCAAATTGTGCTTGTTGCTGTGTAGttttttgtttctttttctTAAACACAACTTCATTTTTACCATCCAAATTCTTGCCTGCTGGTTTGTCCATGCTCTCTCCCACATCATCACCACCAGTTGAACTCTTATCTTCTCCACCACTGGCCAACTTCTTACTAGCAGTCTTATCATCcacatttttcttctttttctttacaGATGTACCATCTTTAGTTTTACCAGTTTCCTTTGACTTCTTTTTCTTCTCTTTAGTAGTTTCACTAGCGCAAGATGTTTCCTTCAGTGTAGTACTATCAGTGGAGGCTGCAGGGTCTACAGTAGTATTACCATTGGTGTTGTCACTGTTGGTATTTTCTACTGCTTCAGTATTGGCTTCAGAAGCTAGACTGTGTTGGTCTGGTTTCTGCTTGTCTACTTCAGTCTTGGATACCTTCTTTGGAGGCTCTATAATCTTGTCATCATTGCTACCACCTTCTGGAGACTTACGCTTCCTTCCTGCAGATGGCTTTGTGCTAAACAATGGCTTGGCTTTCTCAACTTTAGGTTTGGGGTTGTCAGATGTAGGTTGGAGTTTGTCTTTTGGTTTATCCTTGGGTTGATCTTTGGGTTTATCATTAGCTGATTCTTTGCTGCTTGCATCTTTGGTAACACTTTGGACAGGTGCCCGAAATCTTTTCTTCTTTTCGTTTCCAAACGAGGGTGTTATTTTTTTCTCTGGCTTGTTGTTATTCTGTGTTTCAACACCACTGCTGCTATCATTCGTgttttgtgaggtagctggaAGGTCATCAAACAATTCATCAACTAAACTACAATTCTTTTCTCCATCAATGAGTTTCTCACTCCTGGAATCTTCACTACGCTGTGGG from the Dysidea avara chromosome 13, odDysAvar1.4, whole genome shotgun sequence genome contains:
- the LOC136242527 gene encoding WD repeat-containing protein 70-like; the protein is MDGSGSGDISSVMGFSGFGKVQKQAKKFDLDAIFEKTKREAKTILSHNAPASDENSKDDDDMMIGPPVSLAQPDESATTDQQTSNDTNTKKVDSDEDSDDEDPEDPTSRVPITHEATLQHGSKPVSGITLDPAGARLVTGGYDFELKLWDFVSMDRRLKPFRSTAPCGNHQIKSVQFSPTGDAILVCPGSAQAKVLDRDGRAQSECIKGDQYIVNMTNTRGHVSNLNCACWDPKQRGHFMTCSQDCTLRLWNVDEDSVTNQLHVIKCRNKQGKRCVPTTCAYSPDGKLIATALQDGSIQLWNNRSPFVQPCMKQMTAHSVGTDTSCLCFALDNHYLASRGGDDSLKLWDLRQFKRPVGVALGLDNIFPMTECCFSPNQQMIVTGTSVQRGKADSELIFFDKQLEKIKSIPVEDSSIVRCTWHPKLNQLFVGCASGTVHAYYNPDISNRGVMSCVVKEEKRKSSTSLQLSANAPIITPHSLPMFRESQSRNLKRKREKERLDPVLSHKPEPPISKSGGGRIAAGSSLGAYVRKITAMEKLDKEDPRDAVLKYAKVAEEDPYWIAPAYDRTQPEPVFADVQDEEEEKDE
- the LOC136242501 gene encoding uncharacterized protein: MATGDRLPYSSRAFLSAVRSGQVEVVRDILSVESRRNDINVQNDWGDTALLIAAQLGYLNICQMLLAGGACSAKQNNRGETCLHRACITGNLKIVEAILDREVGKVINKVDDEGYTALHFAVQVIPHSKAMELSKLLVLAGADVYIINNRGETSAAVARRVGNEQLAYYLETKLSNDEESIIAEMNCYKGLIIGGYKEALNTVYLSITQVKLMLVGNSGTGKTCLKKTLFGEQFDPEELPTNGIDADPSTAKVNVKQYRDWVLQPTSKVEVHRLNLIHVDLITNHILNKIKLGSAEVRVPMHTPIQLPQEKKVLFRERDSIHIMSGISYDDRSLFSPVAGFSLSSSQIMEGSTEEEANTSVQDSNSFHPGYLEMPSPLISHQNTVLGTSSGTTDQESSTEDSAKSSFSGDLSQVPQEILRRILLRWNIKEPPKYLDSRCCSLSVCDTSGYPLMINVTPLFFSRRCIYLGVFDLSQPFQALSQPHIDVGLTDVYGNTPTNADVLDEWLSVAAGQAKSLPFEPLGVHHSKSPRLPPIILVGSQIDKCSSSCELQNVSEFINSRCFSSHMNQQDPPMVFCCSSLMESQSEYSDKSGMPHAGHHLLRREIDTIARQLPFSHEKIPLKWVKFQQIICSLKDQRKCLLLYQELSQFVKTQCPGQFVDVDIHIMFIHYHSLGSICYFSSHKQLSQFVITDPQWLMTAIASIIKPPTKPWFTQAVKEEFAQLVQQGIIDSTILQLRYRYCNQHLQMWNQVVFIMDCLELLCFHPLLEKKQIMMPCVVVRTAPAFLTSPSNPKLATLCFKVDAGTLPELLFYQIVLCCVRSATRYLPTLYRHLAHVQLTQTHHLILMKSKNNLLVRVEPNCEFCIDQAVVDCHLDPCYAEWEENEFIQSETMDKIKRKPLCKEHLVFEHDQLESICPVVLSFLQQHIEYLCACWLPGLKYSIEVLINNCYISLDNINNKEQNSLPDISLWLGHNNVI
- the LOC136242523 gene encoding zinc finger CW-type PWWP domain protein 1-like, yielding MTSKKQFSVQRTNKVGLQELEEDCIGDQEEASLYDNSLLDKQNNGQVDSLDDSLCMDEGTKEEDILVPSMETSTPASPQRSEDSRSEKLIDGEKNCSLVDELFDDLPATSQNTNDSSSGVETQNNNKPEKKITPSFGNEKKKRFRAPVQSVTKDASSKESANDKPKDQPKDKPKDKLQPTSDNPKPKVEKAKPLFSTKPSAGRKRKSPEGGSNDDKIIEPPKKVSKTEVDKQKPDQHSLASEANTEAVENTNSDNTNGNTTVDPAASTDSTTLKETSCASETTKEKKKKSKETGKTKDGTSVKKKKKNVDDKTASKKLASGGEDKSSTGGDDVGESMDKPAGKNLDGKNEVVFKKKKQKTTQQQAQFDISCKNLEKEQHKAEIELKKIDRDLKKARKQHTHKVVKKSTKFQEQSSNSGDSSGQVWVQCDHPNCLKWRRLKDCNNPSDIPDEWYCNMNPDEQFNSCSAPEEDSATLSDSQEFVYTSYAPGTLVWAKITGYPWWPAMIQDDCNKDTFYEKHPSCHTPIAYHAVFFSKPVSRAWVHSLCLQLYLPDENPNMKVAQKYNKSLKESVKEADEASQLSVEERLVKYSFEKLYTGKPFDYNQWTGDNDVEPKKRKRGAPRKPRRRLNGNSQ